A window from Eretmochelys imbricata isolate rEreImb1 chromosome 23, rEreImb1.hap1, whole genome shotgun sequence encodes these proteins:
- the LOC144278990 gene encoding peptidoglycan recognition protein 1-like, whose translation MNCMLEGKAFRNDALGSETLAANDLFPDRGTGLRHSQIPRGHVHSRSRAELGSTEKPVGGFDGLHPGRSPGWSQGRDPCFLIGEDDRVYEGRGWSTMGAHAKNWNDKSLGISFLGSFSKTAPDITTLTVAKSLIQCAVSGGFLSESYTLKGHRDMKSTECPGDALYETISQWPEFEA comes from the exons ATGAACTGCATGCTGGAAGGAAAAG cctttcGAAACGACGCCCTGGGGAGCGAGACACTGGCTGCGAATGACCTGTTCCCAGATCGAGGGACCGGCCTGCGGCACTCACAGATTCCCAGGGGTCATGTTCACAGCAGAAGCCGTGCTGAGCTTGGAAGCACTGAAAAGCCCGTGGGTGGGTTTGACGGGCTGCACCCCGGCCGGAGCCCTGGCTGGAGTCAGGGGAGGGATCCCTG CTTCCTGATTGGCGAAGACGACAGAGTCTACGAGGGCAGAGGTTGGAGCACCATGGGGGCCCATGCCAAGAACTGGAACGATAAGTCACTGGGAATCAGCTTCCTGGGCAGCTTCTCCA AAACAGCCCCTGACATCACCACCCTGACCGTTgccaagagcctgatccaatgtGCTGTCTCCGGGGGCTTCCTGAGTGAAAGCTACACCCTGAAGGGGCATCGCGACATGAAGTCAACCGAATGCCCTGGGGACGCCCTCTACGAGACCATAAGCCAGTGGCCTGAGTTTGAAGCCTGA